One window of the Xiphophorus hellerii strain 12219 chromosome 15, Xiphophorus_hellerii-4.1, whole genome shotgun sequence genome contains the following:
- the col10a1b gene encoding collagen alpha-1(X) chain has translation MDLRVTSLLFVLLALAEGTPERYYAPKVTKVPYPVKSHSVAGPQGPPGPPGEPGPMGPSGPPGERGVGHTGPRGPPGPPGASGLSQAGKPGTPGAPGKPGIPGGPGERGLNGATGPMGPRGAPGIPGTPGPAGLSAAGKPGPAGLQGPMGHRGEPGLKGHPGIPGLHGPKGERGIGVPGVQGPPGGTGPMGPSGMPGKPGVGKPGSPGYPGEPGKTGTPGRDGAPGPMGLPGLKGHTGPPGVGAPGKPGQNGTPGTPGPMGSRGPQGPAGQPGSPGMPGVGKTGEPGIPGSRGAPGSPGTTGQKGEPGPTGFTGQPGAPGPIGPAGPQGARGFQGESGPVGPKGDIGMVGAPGPRGSKGEQGAQGFTGKPGVPGAVGPAGVPGHNGAQGPKGSQGHGGPPGSPGANGAPGLKGHTGAPGAPGKSGEPGLPGESGPVGPPGPSGPSGLKGHPGLPGPPGPAGLTAKGISGPMGPPGPPGQRGHDGLPGPAGPPGPPGPPGEMMYHHEKSMPIKSHEVMMPHEVMKAPMSAFSAVLTMAYPPAGTPIAFNQVLYNGENHYDPHSGVFTCQIPGLYYFSFHVHVNGANALVALYKNEEPSVFIYDEYNKGFLDQMAGSAVFMLHPGDRVYVQVPDEESNGIFAADNVHCGFSGFLIAST, from the exons ATGGATTTGAGGGTAACAAGCCTCCTTTTTGTCCTCCTGGCTTTGGCCGAGGGAACCCCCGAGAGATACTACGCGCCAAAAGTGACAAAGGTCCCATACCCCGTGAAGAGTCACT CTGTTGCAGGACCACAAGGTCCTCCAGGACCCCCAGGTGAGCCAGGACCAATGGGACCATCTGGACCTCCTGGAGAAAGGGGTGTTGGACACACTGGACCTCGGGGCCCACCAGGACCACCTGGAGCCTCTGGCCTCTCTCAGGCTGGCAAACCTGGTACCCCAGGTGCTCCTGGAAAACCAGGAATCCCTGGTGGACCTGGTGAAAGAGGATTAAATGGTGCTACTGGACCAATGGGACCAAGAGGTGCCCCCGGTATACCTGGAACCCCTGGACCTGCTGGACTTTCAGCCGCTGGAAAACCTGGACCAGCAGGGCTTCAGGGTCCAATGGGTCACAGAGGAGAACCTGGTTTGAAGGGGCATCCTGGTATCCCTGGTCTTCATGGTCCAAAAGGAGAAAGAGGCATTGGTGTTCCTGGGGTCCAGGGTCCACCAGGTGGAACTGGGCCAATGGGCCCATCTGGCATGCCTGGCAAACCTGGAGTTGGCAAGCCTGGTTCCCCTGGCTATCCGGGAGAACCTGGAAAGACTGGAACGCCAGGAAGGGATGGTGCCCCTGGGCCAATGGGTTTGCCAGGTCTTAAGGGTCACACTGGACCTCCAGGTGTAGGAGCACCAGGAAAACCAGGCCAGAATGGTACCCCAGGTACACCCGGGCCTATGGGATCCAGAGGTCCACAGGGACCTGCTGGTCAACCAGGCTCCCCTGGCATGCCAGGTGTTGGTAAGACTGGTGAACCCGGAATACCAGGATCCAGAGGAGCTCCAGGAAGTCCAGGAACCACTGGTCAGAAAGGAGAACCAGGCCCAACTGGATTTACTGGTCAACCAGGTGCTCCCGGTCCTATAGGCCCAGCTGGTCCACAGGGTGCAAGAGGATTTCAGGGTGAGTCAGGCCCAGTAGGACCCAAAGGTGATATTGGTATGGTTGGTGCACCAGGCCCAAGAGGATCCAAGGGTGAGCAGGGAGCACAAGGCTTTACTGGAAAACCAGGTGTTCCTGGTGCAGTAGGTCCCGCAGGAGTTCCAGGCCATAATGGAGCGCAGGGTCCAAAGGGTTCACAAGGCCATGGTGGCCCTCCAGGAAGTCCTGGTGCAAATGGTGCACCTGGACTTAAAGGACACACAGGGGCCCCAGGAGCACCAGGTAAAAGCGGTGAACCTGGACTGCCAGGAGAATCAGGACCAGTTGGGCCCCCTGGTCCATCAGGCCCCTCTGGACTTAAGGGACACCCAGGTCTCCCAGGTCCACCTGGTCCAGCAGGCCTGACAGCTAAGGGAATTTCTGGCCCTATGGGTCCCCCAGGACCTCCAGGTCAGAGAGGCCATGATGGTCTCCCTGGTCCTGCTGGTCCTCCTGGTCCACCTGGTCCCCCAGGAGAGATGATGTACCACCATGAAAAGAGCATGCCAATCAAGTCCCACGAGGTTATGATGCCTCATGAAGTGATGAAGGCTCCCATGTCTGCCTTTAGTGCTGTGCTGACCATGGCCTACCCCCCTGCTGGAACCCCTATTGCTTTCAATCAGGTTCTTTATAATGGAGAGAACCACTATGACCCCCACAGCGGTGTGTTCACCTGTCAGATCCCAGGTCTTTACTATTTTAGCTTCCACGTGCATGTCAATGGTGCAAATGCATTGGTGGCCCTCTACAAAAATGAGGAGCCTTCGGTTTTCATTTATGATGAATACAACAAGGGCTTCTTGGATCAGATGGCAGGCAGTGCTGTTTTTATGCTGCACCCAGGGGACAGAGTCTATGTTCAAGTTCCCGATGAGGAAAGCAATGGTATATTTGCTGCTGACAATGTTCACTGTGGGTTCTCTGGGTTCTTGATTGCCTCAACGTGA